In the Colias croceus chromosome 25, ilColCroc2.1 genome, CATTTTGAAGTTCATACACGTATTACAAGGTACCGTGAGATATTATGCATTTAAACttaagtataaattaattgaacatctaactctttatatttaaacgcgatttattaaatttacccAAATGAAAATAACGAACACAGTTTACAACGCGCGGTTTAAATTTTCAACATGACATGTTATTGGATTTGGTTTGACATAAATTTTTGTCTACTGTCattataactatttatttttgccCGAGTTCCGAGTCTTTTGAAtcgtaaaaatttaataattattataaaaaaatgcattcgTAGCACAAGCATGTACTATGATCTAAGAGTATGTAGATCTGTGATTCCCAGTATTAATACGAATATTGCAAATGGATCTATGTTGTAATGTGTTGtaatcaagaagcttatatctaatacactggagattgcactatgaccattaaattgtaacaagaaaatatgacctaGAATGACatcagtcatgttttttgtctctttctgtggagtgaccacgctggtttgtaaatttaGGATTTtctcaaaatagaaaaaattaaaaatcatggtctataaataataacgacatgtatttttaacagtatttatattataatattactggtcatactttataggtacatacaattttaattggtatagaatgatagttttaaataagttttggctacaaagcctggatatgaaccgatatattatagcattaacatcctttgtaaatagaggaaagttgtgttttgcatcagatgctgtttaccaaattgtaagctactctatcttctttttaaatgcgttgcttcgacgggtcaatttcaagccaaaatccAGGCGTCGTTTATGTCGTATAAATATTCTGTGGACTATGTTATCTGTAAACTGTAAAGTCAAAAGTGTAATGTTTAATGTGTCACTGTCAAAAAAATGGCGAATCGAACGGTGAAAGACGCTAAATCAATTCGAGGAACAAATCCTCAATATTtgatagaaaaaattataagatcACGAATATACGATTCAAAATATTGGAAAGAAGAATGTTTTGCGTTAACTGCAGAATTACTTGTGGACAAAGCTATGGAGCTGCGATATATCGGCGGCGTTCACGGCGGCTTCATATATCCCACACCGTTTCTATGTTTAGTGctcaaaatgttacaaatacaACCTGAAAAAGACATAGTTgtagaatttattaaaaatgaagagTTTAAGTATGTTCGTGCATTGGGTGCGTTTTATATGAGATTAACAGGTGCGTCAGTAGactgttataaatatttagaacCCTTATTCAATGATAACAGAAAATTGCGGCGGCAAAACCGTCAGGGGCAATTTGAAATTGTGCATATGGACGAGTTTATCGACGAATTACTTCGAGAAGAGCGTTTGTGCGATGTTATATTGCCTCGAATACAGAAGAGGCATGTATTAGAGGAGAATAATGAATTGGAACCGAAAATCTCTGCACTAGACGACGATTTGGATGAAGAAATGCCTTCagatgatgataataatgaaCCTGAAACCAAAGAGAATAGAAGAGAACCTGACAGAAAGGAGCGAGATAGAAGAAGGGACAGGTATgctgtaatttatattttaatactataaaCCATTGTTAGAATCGGGTTTcggttatatttatttatacaatactaATGACCCGGCCGCGGCATCGtctgctttgtctaaaatcaataaatgatGTACTATAACTTTCCCCTAAAAtcattctattaaaaaaaaaaactgcatcaaaatccgctGCAGTTTGAAAGTTTTAAACATACATAGGcgtatagggacagagaaaatgactttgttttatactttgtagtAATGTACCAAAAGCAAAGCTAGGCAGACTGCTtgttaaacataattttcacAAGCACTTCGCTTTAAAACTTAGCTACCTACTTTCTCACTTTGGTTCGGTATTAAGAGCATTACTCCCGTCCAACGCGTACCGGCCGGAGATATGCCACAGAGCAAGAAATATAGATATACCAGCCTTTACTGAGCACaataatgtatattgtaatactgtggcgcGAGTTCATTTCAAGCCATATTTAgagcaattttaaataattcgttgtaaataaaatacacatttgttaactgtaattttattatattcttaaatacTATACACTTAGTACTTATTAATGAGTCATGTAgacacaaacaaaataaaaaatacagtacGTACAAATATTTTGACTACAAAAGTATCCGTTTGAGTAGAttgtttttgaatgaaaattaatatatttgggGTATTTTTTTC is a window encoding:
- the LOC123703167 gene encoding pre-mRNA-splicing factor 38-like; this translates as MANRTVKDAKSIRGTNPQYLIEKIIRSRIYDSKYWKEECFALTAELLVDKAMELRYIGGVHGGFIYPTPFLCLVLKMLQIQPEKDIVVEFIKNEEFKYVRALGAFYMRLTGASVDCYKYLEPLFNDNRKLRRQNRQGQFEIVHMDEFIDELLREERLCDVILPRIQKRHVLEENNELEPKISALDDDLDEEMPSDDDNNEPETKENRREPDRKERDRRRDRSRDRDRREKDRKRDRSRSRERERERRRERERERERERERDRERARERDREKERRDRHDVDRRRDRGRY